The Bacteroidota bacterium genome includes a region encoding these proteins:
- a CDS encoding translocation/assembly module TamB, producing MLLTIVLLVAGSVLLLRSSAVQTKIAHRLASYYSNQLHTEVRIGEVDIEFFKKLVLRDVYIQDVHKDTLLFFNELKLDVTNLSFEKRELAVSGLELVNPKVKLIQYSGEKDFNFQFLIDAFSGNDTTSKDPTIWQVKCRDIILKDLFFAYKNEADTVSTEGMNYSDILCRKVNGNIRNIHFEKDTIYFDIEKLSAYEKCGFVLSSLSANTSISPKGIILNDLRIITPGSSIKSDFQMKYDKYADFPDFITKVKMKSHFDSTWVEVSDIGYFAPVLKDIHQTVFISGNINGKVDALKGKNLTIHYGTATHFDGNIELTGIPNVDEMILNIKVNKLTTNKGDLEQMPVPPFAEGKTLKVPDNMKSLGLISFHGSFNGFLNDFVAFGTFSSALGNVSCDMSMKEDLDIKKLFYKGKLRSSGFNIGKLLLTDKIRNIALDAHIDGSGVQSDNADAKLNGTIIRFDAMGYSYKDAKVEARLSRKIFDGTLTLNDDNLKFKFEGNVDFTQKLPQLNFNADITQANLTALHVLKRDTSVVVSSVLHFQMKGNSIDNLTGVAEAHNTSVSIGKEHFVFNEFKLTATDDARSKQLRVSSDFIDVDVKGKYIFQELGTSFENMLSFVLPAYFSSRQIKAPQDQQFELKARFKHPDDFTKLFLPKLGIAEGTTIDGTYNSTIQQLVLDISSPRLKVFGNKLDSVELKARLENKKLNLDITSSQVAITDSLLLKNFDVTTGTQNDSSFFNIKWNNHSTPEYRADIKAKAVFTSAPEIKFSFLPSEIVITDSIWAINSNNQVIIDTSCIYVHNMEISNNRQYIHISGNSSRFSSDSMLVRFTQFNLANLNRFMVSSGIKLKGIVDGQTRVAGIYSTPMVISNTNFTGLKINNEDIGNGYVKTIWNSEKDALALNGLFSKDILPDIIFSGFYYPNRNNSIDMNLTLNTLSLDLVKPFIKDYCKDVVGQFSGNMLLKGPLSNPELSGKLTIDAQRVSVNYLGTWYSFKHDVIIDKNSFGVENMVLYDQIYEQNKKGNTLSEKDRRSGSGTAIVNGKVYHDNFKNFQLDFDITPIKFMVLNTTEDQNPLYYGQAYVTGPYINIFGYINNMILITANVKTDKVNIAKKSGKTKLFIPLSGTTEVSQSNFITFVNHDTSGVKKDKYKVDLSGLQLDFDLDVTPDAEIELIFDQKIGDVIKARGNGTLKLEINTLGKFNMYGNYTVENGDYLFTLQNIINKRFDIEQGGTVKWSGSPYDAEMNLNAVYKLRTSLSPLFPGDSTGTYKRRYPVDCKMILSNKLMTPDIAFDIDLPTVNEGTRRDVRNMVNNDLEMNRQVFSLMVLGSFVTPQTLVGTGETGNAGKAASSELLSNQLSNMLSKISKDFDLGVKYRAGDKVSNEELQLALSTQLFNNRLSIDGNFGVSSRVAQSTNTLVGDVNMEYKLTDDGKIRVKAFNRTNDNAIINLSSPYTQGVGVFYREEFNTIGDLYKYYLFRFQKKKKEQPAN from the coding sequence GTGCTATTGACGATTGTTTTGTTAGTAGCCGGAAGCGTGTTGCTCCTCCGTTCTTCTGCCGTTCAAACTAAAATTGCGCACAGGTTGGCTTCATATTATTCAAACCAACTCCATACAGAGGTCAGGATCGGTGAAGTGGATATTGAATTCTTCAAAAAGCTTGTCCTTCGGGATGTTTATATCCAGGATGTGCATAAGGATACCCTGCTTTTCTTTAATGAGCTGAAGCTGGATGTCACCAATTTAAGTTTTGAAAAGCGCGAGTTGGCTGTATCCGGATTGGAGTTAGTAAATCCTAAGGTTAAATTGATCCAATATTCCGGTGAGAAGGATTTTAACTTTCAGTTCCTGATCGATGCCTTTTCAGGTAACGATACTACTTCTAAAGATCCGACAATTTGGCAGGTGAAATGCAGAGATATTATTCTTAAAGATTTGTTCTTCGCTTATAAGAATGAAGCCGATACAGTCAGCACAGAGGGAATGAACTATTCTGATATTTTATGCAGGAAAGTAAATGGCAATATCAGAAATATTCATTTTGAAAAGGATACTATTTATTTTGATATAGAAAAATTATCCGCGTACGAAAAATGCGGATTTGTTTTAAGCAGCTTATCCGCAAATACGAGCATTTCACCTAAAGGAATTATATTAAATGATCTGAGGATTATTACTCCCGGAAGCAGTATCAAAAGCGATTTTCAAATGAAGTACGACAAGTACGCCGATTTCCCTGACTTTATAACAAAGGTTAAAATGAAAAGTCATTTTGACAGCACCTGGGTAGAGGTATCCGATATTGGATATTTCGCGCCGGTTTTAAAAGATATTCATCAAACGGTATTTATATCAGGGAATATTAATGGGAAGGTTGATGCCCTGAAGGGTAAGAATTTGACGATACATTACGGAACTGCAACTCATTTCGATGGCAACATTGAATTAACAGGTATACCAAATGTTGATGAGATGATATTGAATATTAAAGTGAATAAGCTTACAACAAACAAAGGCGATCTGGAGCAAATGCCGGTTCCGCCTTTTGCTGAAGGTAAAACACTGAAGGTTCCTGATAACATGAAGTCACTGGGTCTCATTTCATTTCATGGAAGTTTCAATGGCTTCTTAAATGACTTTGTCGCTTTCGGAACCTTTTCGTCTGCATTGGGGAACGTTTCCTGTGATATGTCCATGAAGGAGGATCTTGATATCAAGAAACTGTTTTATAAAGGTAAGTTAAGATCATCAGGCTTTAACATAGGTAAACTGTTGCTGACAGATAAGATCCGAAATATCGCACTTGATGCTCATATTGATGGAAGTGGAGTGCAGAGTGATAATGCTGACGCTAAATTGAATGGGACAATCATACGTTTTGATGCAATGGGTTATAGTTATAAGGATGCGAAGGTTGAGGCGAGGTTATCAAGAAAAATATTTGATGGAACGTTGACTTTAAATGATGACAATCTGAAATTTAAATTTGAAGGAAATGTTGATTTCACTCAAAAGCTGCCGCAATTGAATTTTAATGCCGACATTACGCAGGCCAACCTTACCGCTCTTCATGTTCTTAAACGTGATACTTCGGTAGTAGTTTCCTCTGTTCTTCATTTTCAAATGAAGGGTAACTCTATTGATAATTTAACCGGGGTTGCGGAAGCACATAATACATCCGTTAGCATTGGTAAGGAGCACTTTGTTTTTAATGAATTTAAACTGACTGCCACAGATGATGCCCGCAGCAAACAGCTTCGTGTAAGCTCTGATTTTATTGATGTTGATGTTAAAGGGAAATACATATTCCAGGAGCTGGGTACTTCATTCGAAAACATGCTCAGTTTTGTTTTGCCGGCTTACTTCAGTTCCAGACAGATAAAGGCCCCGCAAGACCAGCAGTTTGAATTAAAAGCCAGATTCAAACACCCTGATGATTTTACAAAATTATTTTTACCAAAATTAGGGATCGCCGAAGGAACAACAATTGACGGAACCTATAATTCAACAATCCAGCAGCTGGTATTGGATATATCCTCCCCCCGGTTAAAAGTATTTGGCAACAAACTGGATAGTGTTGAATTAAAGGCCCGTTTGGAGAATAAAAAACTGAACCTGGACATAACCTCATCACAGGTAGCTATTACAGACAGTCTTTTGCTGAAAAACTTTGATGTAACTACCGGCACTCAAAATGATTCTTCCTTTTTCAATATTAAATGGAATAATCACTCAACTCCCGAATACCGGGCCGATATAAAAGCAAAAGCGGTATTCACTTCAGCTCCTGAGATAAAGTTCAGTTTTCTTCCTTCAGAAATAGTCATAACTGATTCAATATGGGCCATTAATTCAAACAACCAGGTAATCATTGATACATCCTGTATTTATGTCCATAACATGGAAATCTCTAATAATCGTCAGTACATACATATAAGCGGCAACTCTTCGAGATTTTCTTCGGATAGCATGCTTGTCAGGTTCACACAATTTAACCTTGCCAACCTGAACAGGTTCATGGTTAGTTCCGGCATTAAGCTGAAAGGTATTGTTGACGGACAAACACGTGTTGCCGGCATTTATTCCACACCGATGGTCATCAGCAATACAAATTTTACAGGCTTGAAAATAAATAATGAAGATATCGGGAATGGGTATGTAAAAACCATCTGGAACAGTGAGAAGGACGCGCTGGCGTTGAACGGATTGTTCAGTAAGGATATTCTTCCCGATATTATCTTTTCAGGATTTTATTATCCTAACAGGAACAACAGTATTGATATGAATTTAACGCTGAATACTCTCAGTCTGGATCTCGTAAAGCCTTTTATCAAAGATTATTGTAAAGATGTTGTCGGGCAATTTTCAGGGAATATGCTTCTAAAAGGGCCATTAAGTAATCCCGAATTAAGCGGTAAGCTTACAATAGATGCGCAAAGGGTAAGTGTTAATTACCTGGGAACATGGTATAGCTTCAAACATGATGTGATCATAGATAAGAATTCATTTGGGGTTGAGAACATGGTGTTATACGATCAGATCTATGAACAGAATAAAAAGGGTAACACACTTTCTGAAAAGGATAGAAGATCGGGGTCAGGTACCGCTATTGTGAATGGAAAAGTTTACCATGATAATTTCAAAAATTTCCAGCTTGACTTTGACATTACTCCGATAAAATTTATGGTATTGAATACGACTGAAGATCAGAACCCGCTGTATTACGGACAGGCCTACGTTACAGGACCCTATATTAATATATTCGGTTATATCAATAACATGATATTAATCACGGCGAATGTAAAAACTGACAAGGTCAATATTGCGAAGAAAAGCGGGAAAACTAAATTGTTTATTCCATTGTCAGGTACTACCGAAGTTTCGCAAAGTAATTTTATAACATTTGTGAATCACGATACAAGTGGAGTTAAGAAAGATAAGTACAAAGTGGATCTTAGCGGGTTACAGCTCGATTTCGACCTGGATGTAACCCCGGATGCGGAGATAGAACTGATATTCGATCAAAAGATCGGAGACGTTATTAAAGCGCGCGGGAACGGCACATTAAAGCTTGAGATCAATACGCTGGGTAAGTTCAATATGTATGGTAATTATACTGTGGAGAATGGAGATTATTTATTCACACTTCAAAATATCATCAACAAACGTTTCGATATAGAGCAGGGGGGGACAGTTAAATGGAGCGGCAGCCCTTACGATGCCGAAATGAACCTTAACGCGGTGTACAAATTAAGGACCTCTCTCAGCCCTCTTTTCCCCGGGGATTCTACCGGTACATATAAACGCAGATACCCTGTTGATTGTAAAATGATATTGTCAAATAAACTTATGACTCCGGATATCGCTTTTGATATTGACTTGCCGACTGTGAATGAGGGTACGCGCCGAGATGTGCGCAATATGGTGAATAATGACCTTGAAATGAACCGCCAGGTATTCTCATTGATGGTACTTGGCAGCTTTGTTACTCCGCAAACTCTCGTTGGTACCGGTGAAACAGGGAATGCCGGAAAAGCGGCTTCAAGTGAGCTGTTGTCGAACCAGCTGAGTAATATGCTTTCAAAAATCAGTAAAGATTTTGATCTTGGTGTTAAATACAGAGCGGGTGATAAGGTGAGTAATGAAGAATTACAATTGGCACTTTCTACCCAGTTATTTAATAACCGTTTGAGTATTGATGGCAATTTTGGTGTTTCCTCAAGAGTTGCGCAGAGCACCAATACACTTGTGGGTGATGTAAACATGGAATATAAACTTACAGATGATGGGAAAATACGCGTAAAAGCGTTTAACCGTACGAACGACAATGCGATCATTAACCTTAGTTCTCCCTATACGCAGGGAGTTGGTGTATTTTACAGAGAAGAGTTCAATACGATCGGAGATCTGTATAAGTACTACCTGTTTCGTTTTCAGAAAAAGAAAAAAGAACAGCCGGCAAATTAA
- the tsaD gene encoding tRNA (adenosine(37)-N6)-threonylcarbamoyltransferase complex transferase subunit TsaD: MIILGIESSCDDTAAAVIQDGKLLANIVAGQGIHQQYGGIVPELASRAHQQNIVPLVDSALKKADITKEQLSAVAFTRGPGLIGSLLVGTSFAKGFAMALNIPLIEVHHMQAHVLAHFITDNSDKPHPEFPFLCLTVSGGHTQIVLVKDHLGMKIIGETIDDAAGEAFDKSAKIMGLPYPGGPFIDQLAEKGNPDKFKFPHPQIPELNFSFSGLKTSFLYFINEQVKRENDFIEKNKADLCASIQKTIIDILLAKLKLAAKQHNISRIAVAGGVSANKGLRKALEEEARKSNWSLFIPPFEYCTDNAAMIAITGYYKFLIKDFCDQNTTATARYPM; this comes from the coding sequence ATAATCATTTTAGGGATCGAATCATCCTGTGATGATACAGCTGCAGCTGTAATTCAGGATGGCAAACTTCTTGCCAATATTGTTGCGGGGCAAGGAATACATCAGCAATATGGCGGCATTGTGCCCGAACTGGCCTCAAGAGCCCACCAGCAAAATATAGTCCCTTTGGTTGATTCAGCCCTTAAAAAAGCTGATATTACCAAAGAACAATTAAGCGCTGTCGCTTTTACCCGCGGCCCCGGATTGATCGGTTCGCTGCTGGTCGGCACTTCGTTTGCTAAAGGATTCGCAATGGCGCTCAACATTCCACTCATCGAAGTACACCATATGCAGGCTCATGTTTTGGCTCATTTTATTACCGATAATTCTGACAAGCCACATCCGGAGTTCCCCTTTCTGTGTTTAACAGTTTCCGGCGGACACACTCAAATTGTGTTGGTGAAAGATCACCTCGGAATGAAAATTATTGGCGAAACCATTGATGATGCAGCCGGTGAGGCTTTTGACAAGAGCGCGAAGATAATGGGACTTCCCTATCCCGGCGGTCCTTTTATTGATCAACTTGCGGAGAAAGGCAACCCTGACAAATTTAAATTTCCTCATCCGCAAATTCCTGAACTTAATTTTAGTTTCAGCGGATTAAAGACCTCTTTCCTGTATTTTATCAATGAACAGGTTAAACGCGAAAATGACTTTATTGAAAAGAACAAAGCCGATCTCTGTGCTTCCATTCAGAAAACGATAATAGATATATTGCTCGCGAAATTGAAGCTGGCCGCAAAACAACACAACATATCCCGGATCGCTGTTGCCGGTGGAGTTTCGGCCAATAAAGGATTACGTAAGGCCCTGGAAGAAGAGGCCCGGAAAAGCAATTGGTCGCTATTTATTCCCCCATTTGAATACTGCACGGATAATGCAGCCATGATAGCCATTACAGGATATTACAAATTTTTGATAAAAGATTTTTGCGATCAGAACACAACCGCAACCGCCAGGTATCCTATGTAA
- a CDS encoding YdcF family protein, producing the protein MTQSWPTIKKVFSKIFIGFGIFSFILIVFSFTRVPFDIHWWLGKNASEYYFKPDHIVFLGGSGMPSESNLIRIYYTSALAKKYPKAKVLVAHPIDEDVIALIREEMIQKGIDSSRIEIEKRGTNTREQAIMIAQDFPEMPDQNIVLVTSPENMMRTMKVFWKAGFKHVGGEPAFENAMFVDLTYDHKKVGGKKYSPNVSSNLALRYNFWNYLKLEITCLREFVALGYYKLNGWI; encoded by the coding sequence ATGACCCAATCCTGGCCAACAATAAAAAAAGTATTCTCAAAAATATTTATTGGCTTTGGCATTTTTTCATTTATACTCATCGTGTTCTCCTTCACCCGCGTTCCATTTGACATCCACTGGTGGCTGGGAAAAAATGCGAGTGAATATTATTTCAAACCGGATCATATAGTTTTTCTTGGCGGCAGCGGCATGCCCAGTGAATCCAACCTTATCCGTATTTACTATACTTCCGCATTGGCAAAAAAATATCCTAAAGCAAAAGTGCTGGTCGCTCATCCGATTGATGAGGACGTTATAGCACTTATCCGGGAGGAAATGATCCAAAAGGGAATTGATTCATCACGTATAGAAATTGAAAAAAGAGGAACAAATACACGTGAACAGGCCATTATGATCGCTCAGGATTTTCCTGAAATGCCTGATCAAAACATTGTACTTGTCACTTCTCCCGAAAACATGATGCGCACCATGAAAGTCTTCTGGAAAGCAGGGTTTAAGCATGTGGGAGGAGAACCTGCCTTTGAAAATGCGATGTTTGTTGATCTTACCTATGATCATAAAAAAGTCGGAGGCAAAAAATATTCACCTAATGTTTCCTCTAACCTTGCCTTGCGCTATAATTTCTGGAATTACCTTAAATTGGAAATTACCTGTTTACGCGAGTTTGTAGCACTTGGCTACTATAAACTTAATGGCTGGATTTGA
- a CDS encoding choice-of-anchor B family protein has translation MKQFKYVWFCLCVGYTLLSAQVNINFRSNLPYPGQTCANIWGYVDSLGNEYALVGASKGLSIVNVTNPDSPFEVVQIPGPDNLWKEVKTWGKYAYVVSEGGGGLQIIDLRKLPGTNLPSKYWEVKYMGDTLVRAHSLHIDNGFAYLYGGTYKGALICDLADPWNPVAAGLFNMSYIHDGYVRNNVLYGSHIYTGYFSIIDVSNKSTPTLIQTQTTSKQATHNTWLSDDSKTLFTTDETSGSFLDAYDVSNSANITLLDMVQSNPGSGSVVHNCHVKSDWVVCSYYKDGVVIFDGHRPTNLVQVADFDTDTANSGNGYTGAWGVYPYLPSGTIVVSNINEGLFVLSPTYKRACYLEGNVTDSVTALPINTANVDILTTSIVDSTKLTGDYAIGTVVPGTYTVQVSKSGYITRTIGGINLSAGNVTTLNVKLKPVSNSIDDQNDALKFNVYPNPFSDKFSICYSFIDELSSDGHLIVTDITGRLLIQQAIKSKTGVISIEGIHERGIYFAQITNGNTKSHAVKLLKLQ, from the coding sequence ATGAAACAATTTAAATATGTGTGGTTTTGCTTATGTGTTGGATATACGCTTCTGAGTGCACAGGTAAATATAAATTTCCGGTCTAACTTACCATATCCTGGTCAAACCTGTGCCAATATATGGGGTTATGTGGATAGTCTTGGAAACGAGTATGCGTTGGTAGGTGCCTCAAAGGGTCTTTCAATAGTAAATGTTACAAATCCTGACAGTCCCTTTGAAGTGGTCCAGATCCCCGGCCCGGATAACTTATGGAAGGAAGTTAAAACCTGGGGTAAATATGCTTATGTGGTATCTGAAGGTGGAGGGGGCCTCCAGATTATTGATCTCAGAAAACTTCCGGGTACGAATCTTCCCAGCAAATATTGGGAAGTGAAATATATGGGCGATACCCTTGTCAGGGCTCATTCGCTTCATATCGATAATGGATTTGCATACCTGTACGGCGGAACATACAAAGGAGCTTTAATTTGCGATCTCGCTGATCCCTGGAACCCTGTTGCAGCAGGGCTTTTCAATATGAGTTATATTCATGACGGTTATGTCAGGAACAATGTATTATATGGGTCACATATTTATACAGGCTATTTTTCAATTATTGATGTCTCGAATAAATCAACACCAACATTAATCCAAACTCAAACCACTTCAAAACAGGCCACCCATAACACCTGGCTTTCTGATGACAGTAAAACACTTTTTACAACAGATGAAACCTCCGGTTCTTTCCTTGATGCTTATGATGTAAGCAATTCCGCTAATATAACGCTGCTTGATATGGTTCAATCTAATCCGGGATCAGGATCGGTGGTGCATAACTGTCATGTTAAAAGTGATTGGGTGGTTTGTTCGTATTATAAAGACGGTGTTGTGATCTTCGATGGACACCGGCCAACTAATCTCGTTCAGGTTGCTGATTTTGACACTGATACGGCCAACTCAGGCAATGGATATACGGGTGCATGGGGCGTTTATCCTTATCTTCCTTCAGGAACAATTGTGGTAAGTAATATTAACGAAGGGTTGTTTGTTTTATCCCCAACATACAAGCGCGCCTGTTATCTTGAGGGTAATGTAACAGATTCGGTAACGGCCTTGCCGATCAATACTGCAAATGTCGATATACTAACCACAAGTATAGTTGACAGTACAAAGTTAACCGGTGATTATGCGATTGGTACAGTTGTTCCGGGAACATATACGGTACAGGTTTCAAAATCGGGATATATTACACGAACCATTGGCGGAATTAACCTGTCTGCAGGTAATGTCACCACCCTCAATGTTAAACTAAAACCAGTTTCAAATTCCATTGATGATCAGAATGATGCGCTGAAATTTAATGTATATCCTAATCCTTTCAGTGATAAATTTTCGATTTGTTATTCTTTCATTGACGAACTATCCTCTGATGGCCACTTGATTGTAACAGATATTACAGGCCGTTTGCTTATTCAACAGGCCATTAAAAGCAAGACAGGCGTTATTTCAATTGAAGGTATACATGAGCGGGGTATTTATTTTGCTCAGATAACGAACGGAAATACAAAAAGCCATGCGGTTAAATTGTTGAAGCTGCAATAG
- a CDS encoding divalent metal cation transporter yields the protein EWAPMLFAIALIAAGQSSTITGTLAGQVVMEGYLNLRIQPWIRRLMTRLIAIIPAFLTIYIAGESATGKLLVFSQVILSLQLGFAIIPLIHFVSDKNRMGTFAIGRLTKIAAWLCVIVIVGLNINLVIQSIVEWLITSENPTVIAFTIIPLSIFACCLLFYITFKPFLNNIRFSSYKPHSAFHSLKLEPGKNYANIAIAVDFSDMDSKTISHALLQGGTKARYLLIHIVETPGAIIHGKNTRDYESLADRKGLDEYAAQLRALSYKVDVTLGYGNPKKVIPEIVNKSGTELLVMGAHGHRGLKDLFLGTTVDAVRHGIKIPLLVARA from the coding sequence CGAATGGGCGCCGATGCTCTTTGCCATTGCCCTGATAGCAGCCGGGCAAAGCTCTACCATCACAGGCACTTTAGCCGGCCAGGTAGTCATGGAAGGTTATCTTAACCTCCGAATACAGCCCTGGATAAGACGTCTCATGACCCGACTGATAGCAATTATCCCTGCATTCCTGACCATCTATATAGCCGGGGAATCTGCAACCGGAAAACTTCTGGTATTCAGTCAGGTTATTTTAAGCCTCCAGCTTGGCTTTGCCATCATTCCACTCATACACTTTGTAAGCGATAAGAACAGGATGGGCACATTTGCCATTGGCCGACTAACAAAGATTGCGGCATGGCTTTGTGTTATAGTGATCGTTGGCCTGAATATCAATCTTGTAATTCAATCGATTGTTGAATGGCTGATTACTTCAGAGAACCCGACTGTAATTGCTTTTACCATAATACCCCTCAGCATTTTCGCATGCTGCCTCTTGTTTTATATCACATTTAAACCATTCCTTAACAACATCCGGTTTTCTTCATATAAACCACACAGCGCATTTCATTCATTGAAACTTGAACCGGGAAAAAATTATGCAAACATTGCGATCGCGGTGGATTTTTCGGATATGGACTCTAAGACCATCAGTCACGCGCTGTTACAAGGCGGGACAAAAGCCAGGTACCTGCTTATTCATATTGTTGAAACACCGGGGGCCATTATTCACGGAAAAAACACCCGGGATTACGAATCGCTGGCCGACAGAAAAGGGCTGGATGAATATGCCGCACAATTAAGAGCACTTAGCTATAAGGTTGATGTTACACTCGGCTATGGCAATCCAAAAAAGGTAATACCCGAAATAGTTAATAAAAGCGGGACTGAATTACTTGTTATGGGAGCTCATGGACACAGGGGACTGAAGGATCTCTTCCTGGGCACCACGGTTGATGCAGTGCGGCATGGAATAAAAATTCCACTGCTGGTTGCGCGGGCTTAA